In Dehalogenimonas etheniformans, one genomic interval encodes:
- a CDS encoding reductive dehalogenase — MSKFHHTVSRREFMKIIGLAGAGVGGAALVAPTFHDLDEVIASESGGWKRPWWIKSVDEPTVEVDWSHIKRYDHRIMAHSSYPNAQHWGADKWRANREESSKASAARVGTKGNTLRDTALGTAGGYFQSYRPLIPYLTKKPIEGWMGVTPTNPEKLGMAKWQGTPEENTRMVRAAAICFGAGNIGTAELAGHERNLVYTHTRIGPKGNSTGTQWIDNWPPPAGYWRKIDFENVDVGYNAQIDGVDDCRLVLPDRPLWDISVMIPMARASWSTTGTGNDSTKLSSESNTGRYRMFHQSVYPCLQMFINILGWHSYGYGAGDGPGGMMPSEASAVVGGVSEMGRSSEICINPEHGPVTGYYSVITDLPLQPAKPIDAGIFRFCHTCRRCAEFCPSQAISHEAEPSWDIPKFDYLVPNMINAPGKRLFWTNTTQCQGFSGINGCSQVCRGICTMNTETGAMVHGLIKQTVSTTSLFNGFFWEMGKTFGYELMDADTWWEIAPGLPTWGTGITDWSSSLR; from the coding sequence ATGTCCAAATTCCATCACACAGTAAGTCGACGCGAGTTCATGAAAATCATCGGTCTAGCTGGTGCCGGAGTAGGCGGGGCTGCACTTGTCGCACCAACGTTCCATGATCTGGATGAGGTTATCGCTTCAGAATCGGGCGGGTGGAAACGCCCGTGGTGGATCAAATCAGTCGATGAACCCACGGTGGAAGTTGATTGGAGCCACATAAAACGGTACGACCATAGGATCATGGCTCACTCATCCTATCCTAATGCTCAGCATTGGGGTGCGGACAAATGGAGAGCAAACCGGGAAGAGAGTTCTAAGGCTAGCGCTGCTCGTGTTGGTACCAAAGGGAACACGCTAAGGGATACTGCGCTTGGTACGGCTGGTGGCTATTTTCAATCCTATAGGCCTCTGATACCATACCTCACCAAGAAACCTATCGAAGGCTGGATGGGTGTGACCCCGACGAACCCAGAAAAACTGGGCATGGCCAAATGGCAAGGGACTCCAGAAGAAAACACCAGGATGGTACGGGCAGCTGCCATCTGCTTTGGAGCTGGTAATATTGGAACCGCCGAACTGGCTGGGCATGAAAGAAACCTTGTATATACCCATACAAGAATTGGCCCAAAAGGCAATTCTACGGGAACACAATGGATAGACAACTGGCCACCACCTGCAGGTTACTGGAGGAAAATCGATTTTGAAAATGTTGATGTTGGCTATAACGCCCAGATCGATGGCGTAGATGATTGTCGTTTGGTATTACCTGACAGACCGCTTTGGGATATCTCGGTAATGATACCGATGGCTAGAGCATCCTGGAGCACCACCGGTACGGGTAATGACTCCACAAAACTCTCCTCGGAGTCCAACACCGGCCGCTACCGCATGTTCCATCAGTCGGTATATCCCTGTCTGCAGATGTTTATCAACATTCTAGGCTGGCACAGCTATGGTTACGGCGCGGGCGACGGACCTGGTGGAATGATGCCTTCCGAGGCTAGTGCAGTAGTTGGAGGCGTTTCCGAAATGGGTCGCAGTAGTGAGATTTGTATCAACCCCGAACACGGTCCAGTAACCGGCTATTACAGCGTGATTACCGATCTGCCCCTGCAACCTGCCAAACCAATAGATGCAGGTATTTTCAGATTTTGTCACACTTGTCGAAGGTGTGCCGAATTCTGCCCAAGCCAAGCGATCTCTCACGAAGCTGAGCCCAGTTGGGATATACCTAAATTTGACTACCTCGTACCGAATATGATCAATGCTCCGGGGAAGAGGCTATTCTGGACCAACACGACGCAATGCCAAGGCTTTTCAGGGATCAATGGGTGCTCGCAGGTCTGTAGAGGTATCTGCACCATGAACACTGAGACTGGTGCAATGGTTCATGGTTTGATCAAGCAAACGGTTTCAACGACCAGTTTATTCAATGGGTTCTTCTGGGAAATGGGCAAGACCTTCGGTTACGAATTAATGGATGCAGACACGTGGTGGGAGATCGCTCCGGGCTTGCCGACCTGGGGCACTGGTATTACTGATTGGTCAAGTTCTTTAAGGTAA
- a CDS encoding reductive dehalogenase → MTIFHSTISRREFMKKLGLTGAGIGATAAVAPVYNDVDEMMASPNANWKRPWYVKELELEKPSVEVDWSMIYRPGGSISPLSGKPVGNWTGQGADCQSYFLGETERVRRNSIGGPYSAAALKSGQNGMSLRCRALSQGNYQYPISYLGPTGGSTPETLGVPKWNGTPEENARLLRTAMIHFGAAEIGYNELTANSKKLIRAYDKANNLPYVYEDVPVGYEAATKMVLPANVPLYDFAWLYPMNKEEFRSSPSSDLQSAANSMRYSEISIIQPRVQRFMKCLGFTVYGYVSSGTSGPTASEGPATLAGLGEGGRNNGVFITPSYGPVTGVFTMLTDLPLAPTHPIDSGSWRFCQTCTLCADTCPCECISKSHEPTWEIPDIFGKKDTTHIPGKKQFWTNGVECWTAKQQWGGCGKCMGVCTFNTDQGPVHSYVRSVVATTGAFNGFLWQMGKVFGYDIADDKEAWFDKSQPAHSFDTALPTKGLAY, encoded by the coding sequence ATGACAATATTCCATTCAACAATCAGTCGAAGAGAATTCATGAAGAAACTTGGTCTAACTGGTGCAGGTATTGGCGCTACGGCTGCTGTTGCTCCCGTGTACAACGACGTTGATGAAATGATGGCTAGTCCAAACGCCAATTGGAAACGCCCCTGGTATGTTAAAGAGTTGGAACTGGAAAAACCATCCGTTGAAGTCGATTGGAGCATGATCTACCGACCGGGAGGGTCAATCAGCCCGCTGTCCGGAAAGCCGGTAGGTAATTGGACTGGCCAAGGTGCCGATTGCCAAAGTTACTTTCTTGGCGAGACAGAGCGAGTACGCCGCAATTCAATAGGGGGTCCGTATAGCGCCGCGGCTCTCAAATCAGGGCAAAACGGCATGTCACTTAGATGCAGGGCGCTTTCGCAAGGGAATTACCAGTACCCCATCAGCTACCTTGGACCTACGGGTGGCAGTACTCCAGAGACTCTCGGAGTTCCAAAATGGAATGGCACACCGGAAGAAAACGCAAGACTGCTACGTACTGCCATGATTCACTTCGGTGCTGCCGAGATCGGTTACAACGAACTTACCGCCAACAGTAAGAAACTAATTCGGGCATATGATAAGGCTAACAATTTGCCATATGTCTACGAAGATGTCCCGGTGGGCTATGAAGCTGCAACAAAAATGGTATTGCCGGCAAATGTCCCTCTCTATGATTTTGCCTGGCTTTATCCCATGAACAAGGAAGAGTTCCGTTCCTCCCCCTCGTCTGATTTGCAGAGTGCGGCGAATAGCATGCGTTACAGCGAGATCTCCATTATCCAGCCGCGAGTCCAGCGATTCATGAAATGCCTGGGTTTCACCGTGTATGGCTATGTTTCGTCTGGAACCAGTGGCCCAACGGCATCTGAAGGGCCTGCGACTCTTGCCGGCCTCGGGGAAGGCGGCCGCAACAATGGTGTGTTTATCACCCCCAGCTACGGTCCAGTCACCGGCGTTTTCACTATGTTAACCGATCTACCACTTGCCCCAACACATCCGATAGACTCCGGTTCTTGGCGTTTCTGCCAGACTTGTACGTTATGCGCAGATACCTGTCCGTGCGAGTGCATTTCTAAAAGTCATGAACCAACGTGGGAGATACCCGATATCTTTGGTAAGAAAGATACAACCCATATTCCTGGCAAAAAGCAATTCTGGACTAACGGGGTTGAGTGTTGGACAGCAAAACAGCAATGGGGCGGATGTGGTAAATGCATGGGCGTCTGCACTTTTAACACCGATCAGGGACCCGTCCATTCGTATGTACGATCAGTTGTCGCAACCACAGGCGCATTTAATGGCTTCCTATGGCAAATGGGTAAAGTTTTTGGGTATGACATCGCCGACGATAAAGAGGCTTGGTTCGACAAGTCACAACCAGCTCATAGTTTCGATACGGCTCTTCCGACCAAAGGGCTTGCCTATTGA
- a CDS encoding reductive dehalogenase, with the protein MSIYHSTLNRRDFIKNLGLAGAGIGAAAVAAPMFHDLDEAISAPTAGWKRPWWVKSKDEPTVEIDWSQIKRYDHRTTAHSAYPNAQHWGKDRWMEAVAQGKVKDAALKGTPGWELRDYALYWCGDAFDLWPKRSPLWMGRTEFNNTPEKLGFPKWQGTPEENTRMVRAAAIHVGATQIGTAELAGNERKLVYTYNRTGPTGSSTGTGWIDKWPPPVGNWVKFEFQDVDVGYTAAIDGVEDSLCVLPDRPLWDISVMIPMAKESWRTTSADEMSSTMIASEANKARYRMFHQSVLPGLQSFIRALGYHSYAYPKGDGPGGTLPAEASAVLGGVSEMGRSSEICINPEYGPVTGYYSIITDLPLEPCKPIDAGIFRFCHTCRKCAEACPSGSISKDSEPSWEIPNFDYKVPNMINNPGKKLFWSDMTACQASSGYFNKCNHLCRGVCTMNVNAAAMIHEVVKGTLSTTPVFNGFLWNMGKSFGYGTLSAEDWWEMAPGLPAWGTFPTLNTTRGV; encoded by the coding sequence ATGTCAATTTATCACAGTACTTTAAATAGGCGGGATTTTATTAAAAATCTAGGTCTGGCTGGGGCTGGAATTGGTGCCGCGGCCGTCGCAGCACCGATGTTTCACGACTTGGACGAAGCAATCTCAGCACCCACGGCTGGCTGGAAGCGACCATGGTGGGTTAAATCTAAAGATGAGCCCACGGTAGAGATTGACTGGAGTCAAATAAAACGCTACGACCACAGAACTACAGCACACTCAGCGTATCCTAATGCACAGCATTGGGGTAAAGACAGGTGGATGGAAGCGGTAGCCCAAGGCAAGGTCAAAGACGCTGCTCTTAAAGGTACACCAGGCTGGGAACTCAGAGACTATGCTCTCTACTGGTGCGGTGACGCATTTGACCTCTGGCCAAAGAGAAGTCCACTTTGGATGGGTAGGACAGAGTTCAATAACACGCCGGAAAAATTGGGGTTTCCCAAGTGGCAGGGCACCCCTGAGGAGAACACTCGTATGGTTCGGGCAGCGGCAATTCACGTTGGTGCCACCCAGATTGGTACTGCCGAGCTAGCTGGGAATGAACGCAAACTCGTTTATACCTATAACAGAACCGGTCCAACGGGTTCTTCTACAGGGACCGGATGGATTGATAAATGGCCGCCGCCAGTTGGCAACTGGGTTAAATTTGAATTCCAGGATGTCGATGTAGGCTACACGGCAGCGATCGATGGTGTAGAGGATTCATTGTGCGTGTTGCCCGATAGACCCCTCTGGGATATCAGTGTAATGATACCGATGGCAAAAGAGTCCTGGCGCACCACCTCCGCCGATGAGATGTCATCGACAATGATTGCTTCTGAGGCGAATAAAGCCCGTTATCGTATGTTCCATCAATCTGTGTTACCTGGTCTTCAGAGCTTTATTAGGGCATTAGGCTACCATAGCTACGCCTATCCCAAAGGTGACGGACCGGGAGGCACTCTCCCTGCCGAAGCTAGCGCTGTACTTGGGGGTGTATCCGAAATGGGCCGCAGTAGTGAAATATGCATTAATCCTGAGTATGGGCCCGTTACCGGTTACTACAGCATTATTACCGATCTGCCCCTAGAACCCTGCAAGCCAATAGATGCCGGCATCTTCCGCTTCTGCCATACCTGTAGGAAATGCGCCGAGGCTTGTCCTTCAGGATCAATCTCCAAAGACAGTGAACCTTCTTGGGAGATACCCAATTTCGACTACAAGGTGCCAAACATGATTAACAATCCGGGTAAGAAGCTCTTCTGGTCGGATATGACCGCCTGCCAGGCGTCAAGCGGGTATTTTAACAAATGCAACCATCTCTGCCGGGGCGTGTGCACAATGAATGTCAACGCAGCAGCGATGATTCATGAGGTTGTCAAGGGAACGCTGTCCACCACGCCGGTTTTCAACGGTTTCTTATGGAACATGGGTAAGTCCTTCGGCTACGGGACATTATCTGCCGAAGACTGGTGGGAAATGGCGCCAGGCTTGCCAGCATGGGGTACATTCCCGACGCTTAACACGACTCGCGGGGTCTGA
- a CDS encoding B12-binding domain-containing radical SAM protein, producing the protein MRVLLINASNDTDTKDTFATFPNGLLFLAAVLENNGHEVKIYDTSVDDRHPDDFVAFDPKIVGFSVLTGPYIANALAQSERFKKLLPEAKIVWGNVHSSLTPGQVINESCVDYVIVGAGEQTLLELVEHLEDGFDNLEQIKGLVYKKGDQVLTNEPRPFIVNLDELPDPAWHLINVKKYWAISLNTSRGCPFHCSFCYNGPYHQGYRGEFSVDRIVGQITTLQKNFGVKYLRFLEDNFTANRKRLRAFCQVLIDKKIKLKWDCEARADLSESDIALMARAGCVAVGLGVETGSQRLLSFLEKDVDLARIEKTFWTLLAYKIKPNLYIMEALPSETIEDFNMTQQFLKRLDYPSYIYRRFVPSPGTRLFDYCVDRGHFKPPVTPIQWADFSARAPFEINLSEVPTPLIDNALADYAQTYTWRRLRFTLRHNPSYFKDVVLHPREFIRALVRLFKCSSLHTTPIMNIRSSISGFHLQQNETAINPT; encoded by the coding sequence ATGAGAGTTTTACTCATCAATGCTTCCAACGACACAGACACCAAAGACACTTTCGCCACTTTTCCAAATGGCCTTCTGTTTTTGGCCGCTGTCCTCGAAAATAACGGCCACGAGGTCAAAATATACGACACAAGTGTCGATGACCGACATCCGGATGATTTTGTCGCTTTCGATCCCAAAATTGTTGGATTTTCCGTCTTGACCGGTCCATACATCGCTAACGCCCTCGCGCAATCAGAGCGATTCAAAAAGCTCCTACCGGAAGCCAAGATTGTCTGGGGTAATGTCCATTCCAGTCTGACACCTGGGCAAGTAATAAACGAATCTTGTGTTGATTATGTTATCGTCGGAGCCGGTGAGCAGACTCTGCTTGAACTGGTGGAGCATCTTGAGGACGGTTTTGACAATTTAGAGCAAATAAAAGGTCTCGTCTACAAGAAAGGCGATCAGGTATTAACTAATGAACCTCGACCATTCATCGTAAATCTAGACGAACTTCCAGATCCCGCTTGGCATTTGATAAACGTTAAGAAGTACTGGGCTATTAGCTTAAATACCAGCCGGGGGTGCCCATTTCATTGCTCTTTTTGCTACAACGGACCTTACCATCAAGGCTATCGAGGCGAGTTCTCGGTAGACCGAATTGTTGGCCAAATCACGACCTTACAGAAGAACTTTGGCGTCAAGTACCTCCGCTTTCTGGAAGACAACTTCACCGCTAATCGTAAAAGACTGCGAGCGTTCTGCCAGGTCCTCATAGATAAGAAAATCAAGCTGAAATGGGACTGCGAAGCTCGGGCAGACTTATCAGAATCTGACATCGCTCTTATGGCTAGAGCAGGCTGCGTCGCAGTGGGTTTGGGTGTAGAAACCGGTAGCCAGCGGTTGCTTTCTTTCCTTGAAAAGGATGTCGATTTGGCACGAATCGAAAAAACCTTTTGGACCTTGCTGGCCTACAAGATCAAACCTAATCTGTACATCATGGAGGCACTTCCTAGCGAAACCATCGAAGACTTCAACATGACGCAACAGTTCCTAAAAAGGCTGGACTATCCTTCATATATCTACCGCCGATTTGTACCCTCACCTGGCACCCGACTATTTGATTATTGCGTTGATAGGGGCCACTTTAAACCTCCGGTTACCCCAATCCAGTGGGCTGATTTTTCTGCTAGGGCTCCTTTCGAAATCAACCTCAGTGAAGTGCCTACACCTCTTATCGATAATGCACTTGCAGACTACGCCCAGACCTATACCTGGAGGCGACTCAGATTCACTCTGCGCCACAATCCATCATATTTCAAGGACGTGGTGCTTCACCCACGTGAATTTATCCGTGCCTTAGTCAGGTTGTTCAAATGCTCCTCCTTACATACAACACCAATCATGAATATTCGATCTTCGATAAGTGGTTTCCATCTTCAGCAAAATGAAACAGCAATCAACCCGACATGA
- a CDS encoding diphthine--ammonia ligase: MDIVNQYQQEDACISWSGGKDSAYACYLAMRQGLNVRFLASMMTANNSRLFPHYLTPEIMQAQSKAIGIPLIQQWVTVPAKVSRDKTRVTDYDVKFTEMLQGLRIDGVTRGVFGVVSVGNPFFEQQRSWVDEVCRPAEVRPYLPLWGMDRESIIRNIVAEGFKAIVVMCDNHRLGKEYLGRVLDEDLLSEFIERHRSAPDGKVGLYLTFVLDGPIFNKRLDIDESVDIKLNDMWYLDIKRFHLVDKSTNESCKLLREEELVFV; this comes from the coding sequence GTGGATATTGTTAACCAATATCAGCAGGAAGACGCTTGTATTTCTTGGAGCGGCGGGAAAGACTCGGCTTACGCCTGTTACTTGGCTATGCGTCAGGGATTAAATGTACGTTTCCTGGCCTCAATGATGACCGCGAATAACAGCCGACTTTTTCCCCATTATCTGACACCTGAGATCATGCAAGCCCAATCTAAAGCCATAGGCATTCCACTTATCCAACAGTGGGTGACTGTGCCCGCAAAAGTGTCACGTGATAAGACCAGGGTCACCGATTATGACGTTAAATTTACCGAGATGTTGCAGGGGTTAAGGATTGATGGGGTCACGCGAGGTGTCTTTGGGGTTGTTAGCGTTGGCAACCCGTTTTTCGAGCAGCAACGTAGTTGGGTAGATGAAGTCTGCCGTCCCGCAGAGGTGCGCCCATACCTGCCACTCTGGGGAATGGACCGCGAATCCATAATCAGAAATATCGTCGCTGAAGGTTTCAAAGCCATTGTTGTGATGTGTGACAACCACCGTTTAGGAAAAGAGTATCTCGGTCGCGTCCTCGACGAAGACCTTTTATCCGAGTTTATCGAACGGCATCGGTCGGCTCCTGATGGTAAGGTCGGCCTTTATCTCACTTTTGTTCTTGATGGACCAATTTTTAATAAGCGATTGGATATTGATGAGTCTGTGGATATCAAGCTCAATGATATGTGGTATCTGGATATCAAGCGTTTCCACCTCGTCGATAAGTCCACTAACGAATCGTGCAAATTATTGCGGGAAGAAGAGCTTGTTTTTGTTTGA
- a CDS encoding dehalogenase has translation MQYFIPFALIGAVVALGIFAFIKWLQRRGLKATWYEWLIGGIGLVLLLTAVQHFFGARSELFPYAAWLGFLIIGLPALILLAVAWQLITRRQKASS, from the coding sequence ATGCAGTACTTCATTCCCTTTGCACTAATTGGTGCAGTTGTAGCCTTGGGCATATTCGCATTTATTAAGTGGTTGCAAAGGAGAGGCCTAAAAGCGACCTGGTACGAGTGGTTGATAGGTGGCATCGGCTTGGTGCTGCTATTAACGGCGGTACAACATTTTTTTGGGGCCCGATCCGAGCTATTTCCTTACGCGGCATGGTTGGGCTTCTTAATAATTGGTCTGCCCGCACTCATCCTGTTAGCGGTTGCATGGCAGTTGATAACCAGAAGACAAAAAGCTAGTAGTTAG
- a CDS encoding reductive dehalogenase: MSKFHNIVSRRDFMKGLGLSGATLGLASVVGPAFHDLDEVASSPKAFLHRSWYVKDRDYGDPTVEIDWNLMKRRDLRGFSNWDFPTMMNAYPGGPPAFQAHLHQQAEASAAKLKEVWPQYKGPTTRDSALLNAFQSFSYSNSGYVINANQFGMPTKVPAPRPQDIGMPVWQGTPEENTAILRAVFSLVGLGPMMGTTMLDEKSQNFVWEYNGKGVTGGDPKYGHRHIIFDPGITESYQTDTTFHIPASHKYVIATHNQSCDGFLRTSLSGSNASGGGENMSYARVAYAKSVVEQFIRGLGYNVAYGHDLQAAIAWDVWSGVGEHCRMSQCVGSPEVGGMMRTHAVFYTDLPLALTNPIDAGFGRFCESCGTCADTCPVGALPPRGVNKNWDSNCGQDWADDKQAGGTKTMYNMPGFKGWRCNLFACAFTPCGSACKSACPFNTIANGSFIHSLVKATVSTTPVFNSFFASMEGVLHYGKQDKDMETWWNTPDGWYIYGTNPNNLRQ; the protein is encoded by the coding sequence ATGTCTAAATTCCATAATATAGTGTCAAGACGAGATTTCATGAAAGGTTTGGGCTTAAGTGGGGCTACATTAGGACTGGCCTCAGTCGTTGGCCCGGCCTTTCACGATTTAGACGAAGTGGCCAGCTCACCCAAAGCCTTTCTCCATCGTTCATGGTACGTAAAGGATAGAGATTACGGCGATCCGACGGTCGAAATCGATTGGAACCTTATGAAACGCCGCGACCTGCGCGGGTTCTCCAACTGGGATTTTCCCACGATGATGAATGCCTACCCAGGTGGTCCGCCAGCATTCCAGGCGCATTTACACCAACAGGCTGAGGCCTCGGCTGCAAAACTGAAAGAGGTCTGGCCTCAATATAAGGGTCCTACTACTAGGGATAGCGCTTTATTAAATGCCTTCCAGTCCTTTAGTTACAGCAACTCTGGATATGTCATCAACGCAAATCAATTCGGAATGCCAACGAAGGTCCCGGCGCCTCGTCCTCAAGATATTGGTATGCCGGTGTGGCAAGGAACGCCCGAAGAAAATACGGCGATACTGCGAGCCGTTTTCAGCTTAGTTGGGTTGGGGCCGATGATGGGCACCACCATGCTTGACGAAAAGTCTCAAAACTTTGTTTGGGAATACAACGGCAAAGGCGTAACGGGCGGAGACCCTAAGTATGGACATAGACACATCATCTTTGACCCGGGTATTACCGAATCCTACCAAACTGATACCACCTTCCATATACCGGCTTCCCATAAGTACGTCATTGCTACCCACAATCAGTCTTGTGACGGATTTTTACGTACGAGCCTCTCGGGCTCAAATGCTTCAGGTGGCGGTGAAAATATGTCTTATGCCCGGGTGGCTTATGCAAAGAGTGTAGTTGAACAGTTTATCCGTGGCTTGGGCTACAACGTAGCCTACGGGCACGATCTTCAGGCAGCTATAGCCTGGGATGTCTGGAGCGGAGTTGGCGAACATTGCCGCATGAGTCAGTGTGTCGGGTCGCCTGAAGTAGGCGGTATGATGCGCACCCACGCTGTCTTTTACACAGACTTGCCCTTAGCCTTGACCAACCCCATAGATGCTGGTTTCGGCAGATTCTGTGAGAGCTGCGGAACCTGTGCCGATACCTGCCCGGTGGGTGCTTTACCGCCCCGCGGTGTTAACAAAAACTGGGACTCTAATTGCGGTCAGGATTGGGCTGATGATAAGCAGGCCGGGGGCACCAAAACGATGTATAACATGCCGGGCTTTAAAGGCTGGCGATGTAATTTATTTGCCTGCGCCTTTACACCTTGTGGCAGCGCGTGTAAAAGTGCCTGTCCGTTCAACACAATCGCTAACGGTAGCTTTATTCATAGTCTGGTCAAAGCAACCGTGTCTACCACTCCTGTTTTCAACAGCTTTTTCGCCAGTATGGAGGGCGTTCTCCACTACGGCAAACAGGATAAGGACATGGAAACATGGTGGAATACACCTGATGGCTGGTACATCTATGGCACCAATCCAAATAACCTACGCCAATAA
- a CDS encoding MarR family transcriptional regulator, translated as MPRNMTKIRVLEAFQSGVWGAWMTSQEVAFACDLSLTNASALLRHYCRQGLLRRQRNPAVPKGYFYFLTEAGQNRFVFLTETITADEY; from the coding sequence ATGCCCAGAAATATGACGAAAATCCGTGTCCTCGAGGCTTTTCAGAGTGGTGTCTGGGGCGCCTGGATGACTTCTCAAGAGGTCGCCTTCGCATGCGATCTAAGTTTGACCAACGCCTCGGCCCTGTTGCGACATTACTGCCGGCAGGGACTGCTCAGGCGCCAGCGTAACCCGGCCGTCCCGAAAGGTTACTTCTATTTTTTGACTGAAGCCGGCCAAAATCGTTTTGTTTTTCTCACCGAAACGATAACTGCTGATGAGTACTGA
- a CDS encoding reductive dehalogenase — protein sequence MSTFHATVNRREFMKGLGLAGAGLGMAATSLATDSAFHDLDEALASPTAVLRKPWWVKLVDEPTVPIDWSMIKPGRTRLMPVTTPAQDNLEPYLAYFQKQFPDWKPSGHWSDLPGTHTAQLLTDMRWDAITHCHPQSSFLTAPMTAALTAAGQYTSAVGKPSGWGSVFQPSWKERGYSSRWEGTPEENLRTMTVLGRMAGAEGIGAIEIDDNFKRLMWGRSAVAPAGTAYEWGDVDNFVFEPSERAPKRVVIPNKCKWFLHWTQKHPYFQGNQYCANAGYEGIVQEHAYNRLTLFSIQESMISLGYLSLQWASGIMPSGPTGVLAGTGEQCRQGTPMQPLMGLQSRVMWGFFTDMPLAPTKPIDFGGYKFCHTCAICAEECTFQSIPYDDPTWAAPESYQYADRYNPGYLAWRNDTTKCHHCPVCMTVCPFTRNGSTEAVIHNVVRATAGTTSVFNSFFASMNRSFGSNKFKHPDTIWDADIYPWGLDTGQDM from the coding sequence ATGTCTACATTCCACGCAACGGTAAACAGGCGGGAATTTATGAAAGGTTTAGGGTTGGCTGGTGCCGGTCTCGGAATGGCTGCAACTTCTTTAGCTACTGACTCTGCTTTTCATGATTTAGATGAAGCACTCGCCTCACCAACAGCTGTCCTCAGAAAACCCTGGTGGGTAAAACTAGTGGATGAACCGACGGTGCCCATAGATTGGAGCATGATTAAGCCTGGCAGGACGAGGCTCATGCCAGTAACAACTCCTGCGCAGGACAATTTGGAGCCGTACCTCGCATACTTCCAGAAACAATTCCCTGATTGGAAGCCATCAGGCCACTGGAGTGATCTTCCGGGAACCCATACGGCCCAACTACTTACTGACATGAGGTGGGATGCGATAACCCATTGTCACCCCCAATCTAGCTTTTTAACGGCGCCAATGACCGCTGCTCTCACAGCTGCAGGCCAATACACGAGTGCTGTTGGTAAGCCGAGTGGCTGGGGTTCGGTGTTTCAGCCAAGCTGGAAAGAACGTGGCTATTCTTCCAGGTGGGAGGGCACTCCGGAGGAGAACCTGCGTACCATGACAGTCCTTGGCAGGATGGCAGGTGCGGAAGGTATCGGTGCCATTGAGATCGACGACAACTTCAAAAGGCTTATGTGGGGCAGAAGTGCTGTTGCGCCTGCTGGAACAGCTTATGAATGGGGCGACGTGGACAATTTCGTATTTGAGCCGAGTGAGCGCGCCCCAAAAAGGGTGGTGATACCCAACAAGTGCAAGTGGTTCCTGCACTGGACGCAGAAGCACCCTTACTTTCAGGGTAATCAATATTGTGCGAACGCCGGATATGAAGGTATCGTCCAGGAGCACGCATACAATCGCCTTACCCTCTTTTCAATACAGGAATCCATGATTTCGCTGGGCTATCTTTCTCTACAGTGGGCAAGCGGCATCATGCCCTCAGGCCCTACCGGCGTTCTGGCTGGAACTGGCGAGCAATGCCGGCAAGGCACGCCGATGCAACCGCTAATGGGCCTTCAATCCCGTGTCATGTGGGGCTTCTTCACCGACATGCCCCTGGCGCCAACAAAACCAATAGACTTCGGCGGCTACAAGTTCTGCCATACCTGCGCCATCTGCGCTGAGGAGTGTACTTTTCAATCTATCCCATACGATGACCCCACCTGGGCAGCACCAGAGTCCTATCAATACGCTGACCGCTATAATCCCGGTTACCTGGCTTGGCGTAATGACACCACCAAGTGCCACCATTGCCCAGTCTGCATGACTGTCTGTCCCTTTACCCGTAACGGCTCGACCGAGGCTGTGATCCACAACGTAGTTAGAGCCACCGCGGGTACTACTTCAGTTTTTAATAGTTTCTTTGCGAGCATGAATAGGAGTTTTGGTTCAAATAAGTTTAAACACCCAGACACCATCTGGGACGCAGATATCTATCCCTGGGGCCTTGACACGGGTCAGGATATGTAA